The window aaataatatccattaatgagTCCTGTTTAGCAAACATTTGCTGAGACAGATGTTCAAATTATGCTGTCTAAAGATAACCCTACACCTGTACAACATATGCTAGTTTTGCTGCATTGTTTATCAATTGTAAGAGATATCTCTAGATACAATCGAACAACGGCTAAGCTTACAGGAGCATGGCTGTTTTGTTTGCTTTTACATTGTTTTCCAAGCATCAGGCAATGGAATGCTTTCGTTGTCGGAGATCAGAGATATTAAGTCAGAATTTCCCACATCCgactttgaatggaatgcagcatgaaATCAGAttatttttagcaagtcagtctacCCGGTGGCCATCATTAAAATGCTCCTgggcaggctgggcagctatttttctatataaacaaacagcatacaagtgcagctcctatctacttgagaGGTAAAAtgcagaaatctccaaaatggttgctCAAGATTAAGATAAAAAATCAGCAGTAAAGTCATACAATggtataaattgtgcttctttacaaaaaacacaattttcccagTTTGCCTAGCTACTGCATATTGCGCATGTGCATTCTCAAAGTTGGGtggcaggcgatgtctgtatctaaaatgtgattggctcttttgccTGTTAGGTGggactttcttttctacatccgttgggtGTTCtgatttctctcattcattttaatagaagtggcctgtctctgatAATACCACCTGACACCGGATGCcaataattatttgcaaataATGGCTGTGGTGTAAACCAAAGGCTATTGACTATTAAGTAAGGGGACACTTTGATATATTCTCCCCCAACTTCATGTTCAAAAACATTACTGCCAGTTAAATGTTGATTGCAATGGCAATTATTCTATCAATGTACGGCAATGGGAGattctttaacttaaaactttaatCTTAGGCTACCTCCATGCCAATACATCttaatttgaaaatgcattgatttagcAAGGTTTACGCCTCTCATTCACAATGGAACGGCATTTTAATAACTgcttactttggaaaatgatgtaaGAAACTTTTAAACTGCAGGACTTAATCTTAAAGTTAAAGCCTTAAATGCACTGTAATTATTCAGTAACTAAAGTTTTTAGTTTGTAATTTATTGGTGCCATCACGAAGAACTTTAGCAGCCATGTGTTGTCCTCCAGATGTCAGGATGGAGTGTTGTGATGTGGAGCCACGTTATACCATCGAACAGATTGACCTGCTCCAACGACTAAGGCTGTCAGGGATGACCAAACCTCAAATCATTCAAGCCCTGGAGTCTttagagagacttgatccagaccATCATACCCCATACTGCAACAATCACTCAACCCCACCTAGTGCTCCTACCTCTGCAGCCCCTGCTGCcccatcttcctcctcttcctcctcttctcttACCTCAGCTACCACACAAACGCCTGTTATGGATGCTGCATTATCACCTAGCAACAGCTACGATGCCTCGCCCCCGCCCATGTACACACCCAGTGGAGTTCAGAGGTCGTTCATTTATGAATTGGCAGAAGAAGACTGGGATCTGGAGGAGAAAGTGGAGGAATACATGAGGTATCTTTTATAAGCGTGATATATGAACTGCTATGTGCCTTTCTTCTCAGGTCTACTGAGAGGGAGAGATTAATATAACAGAAGTTAATGAACGTCCCTGAGCAACAGTGTAATTTTCAGAGAACAAGAGCCCTTTCTGAATCAGGTCAGGTGAACAGCTGGTTCTAACGGATTATGAAAGATCTCAGACTGACTGACTTTTTGTAGTCTGAAACATTCCATGTAACTGCTTAAGCTCTGGAGAATGCCATTGAATATGTTCCCCATTTAACACAAATTTGACCAAATTTCGATTTACTACAGAAGTTTTAAAATGACATCATTATCGTTTAAAGCTGCTTACCTTTTGACTAATAaattcagttttgttttcatgGGTTTGTTCACAATATTGTGTGCATTGACTGCTGTCATGTTTTGATAAAGAGTCActataatgtttatctttgtgcTTTAGGAGGGACAGTAACCTTGTGAAAGAAGAGATAAAGACATTTCTCAATAACAGAAGGATCTCACAGGCAATTGTTGGACAAGTCACAGGTACAATCTTTCTCTTAATCAATGAAAAAATTCCTAAACATCTGAAGGAACGTTAAATTTACTGATTGTGCAAAAGTAATTGAGCTGAAGATATGTTAAATCAGATAAAAAGGGTTTCTCACATTAAAAACTCTTAATCTTGTTTGTTTACTTGCCTCCATGCCAACCAATTTTACTTCTATAATGTGCATGTCCGGGTGAAACATCTCAAGTGAGATGACATGTAGGGCTATTTtcaacttttgaaaaataattggGACATGAAATGTGGGTGTTCCATAACTTTAGAAGCCGGAAGGGGATTggaaaataagagggcttggtgagATTAATCGAAATGGAAAGtcactgatgaattgtgcacaagAAGACAAGGAAATTACCCTATTTActtttaagaaagtaaatttgattcagttttgatttcatgctaACCTAAAGGTTCTACTCCAGTAGGAGAAATGAAAACTACAGGATATGTTTTATTAAATGGGTTCCTGTTACTCCTGTCTCTGGCACTATATCTTTCTTCATGAGTTTATAACATTTTGCAGGTATCAGTCAGAGCTACATCTCCCAGTGGCTTCTGCAGCAAGGCCTGGAGATGAGCGACTCCAAACGCAGGACATTCTATCGTTGGTACCTGCTGGAGCGTAACAGTCCAGGTGAGTTATGATGCCTCTGCAGGGAGAGGCTTTGCCAAAAGCAAGGCAGGTGCCTGGATTATTGGGTTGGGGGCCTGCTCACTATTTGTCTTCATTTGTTACCTCCTGCCATATTCTCCCTACACAGTTCTGATGGTCCTTGAGGGCTTAAAATCTGAAAACGAATATGGTTTTGTTCAATAAAGATGATTGGTCTCTTTCGCTAATAAATGCAAACAAGTTGCATATTTATGTATGCAGACAAAGTTCTCACACCCAAACGATCACCCAAAGCGATGCATCACTCTCTGCAAATGTATCcttaatgtgcaaaaaaaaaaaaaaagcaaaaccttTTTATGCATTCTCAAAATGCACATAATTTTTGTTACTCTAAAATAAGTAATGTAAGTGTTTAACTTGTAAGTGGAAAAAATAAGTTATAATCAAGTAATTGCTTAAAAGAAATTCAACTTCATACATTCCATGCTTTGAGAGAAGGTGATTTTTGCATATGTGTGGTTTCAGCTGGTTCTACATTTGAtcatatatttagaataaattcaAGTGCGAACTCATTGATGCGTCACTTTCTGCAATGAAATGATCACACATGAGTTTTATGCACAAATATATGTGTTAGCACAATTAGTGAATGAGGCCCAATGTACTGGAAGGGCATGCCATATACTGTAGATGCACTGAATTTAAATTCATTTGTATAGTGTACTTTCCCCATTCATTATATTCTTAGGTTAATGCTGTTCTTGGCAGACGTGAGAAGTGTAGGCTGGTGCAGGTGGATACGGGCTTTAGAACCTTTTAGGCTGTAACACTGCCAACACTGTCATCTTGCATTCATAATATAGAGACTGTTTTGATGCTTTAAGGAGCTTATGAAGTAATGAGTTGGGATAAAGCCCCCCAGGACCACTTCTGCTCTACATCTCCCATGCTAGTTCCTTTTATGTAGCTCTCAGTCCTGAACCTGGGTTTGTCAAATGCTGGTTTTCACCCCCTCTCTGCACTGTGGTGCAATTAACACTTGACCCTACTAACAGATCCCTGTCCTGAGCATGTCGCTTTTTAATTATCTACAGTGCTAGAGAACAGCATGGCTCCAAAAACCTAATCACTTTTTGGATAAGTAGTTTGAAAATCTTTCACAATGTTCCCATGGTTATTgcaaacctggaaatatcaaggaatttcaaaatgtttgattttCAGGCAAGAAAGCTTGTATagtgaataaattttttttctttgtatgttCTACTCTATAATATTTAATTGGCAAGATATTGCTATCTGAGCAATTCCCTAGTGAGCTGCATTCAaatttttagctttttttgttttgtgtattggagaactttacactgaaaagtaTACTCTGTTCATTCCAAGGATTGGTACCTGACATACAATTGGAAATCTGTTTTAGAAATCTCTATGAAATTATTATAAGTAATTTATATAATTACTTAAgcagtaatcacaaacaactgagAAACCATTGAAGTTCATTAGTCAAATGAAATGGGAACCCTGTTATTAACACTGCTAGCTAAAATTCTTTCTCAAAGGATTTTCATCAAGcactattttaatgtttgtaaatgaTTGTCACCATGAATGACAAGTTTTCGGACTCTCGAAGTGACCCTAGTTAACACAGTTTTCTGAAGGAATCAGATGGGGTGAAAACCAGCATGCTCAGGTCCACAGGAACAGGACTGACATGCCCTGGAACAAGCAAAGAGAACTGCTGATGCACCTCCTCCCCTGGTACTCCGCTCACCAATCTCAGTCAGGTAATGTCTGTGCTACGGGGAAACACTTCAAGTCATCTACACTAGAGATAAATCGATTGTTGGTTTGACCAAAATACCGTCTCTACTCAAAAAAACCACCATTTGGTGCACCCAACATTGCTATTACACCAGCAAACAATTGTGTTCACAGGTCGAATaacttaatgtattttttttgcataaattactCCCCTTTTTACCTAACAGCTATTCATGCTCAACCGATATAgcccaaaacaaagatgaacaTAAATTTGCCAACATTTAGATCACAAAACAACTTTGCAGAATAATAATGGAAATAAttcaagttattattattaaaatgttcaaaagataTTAGGTTTTTATT of the Xyrauchen texanus isolate HMW12.3.18 chromosome 10, RBS_HiC_50CHRs, whole genome shotgun sequence genome contains:
- the zgc:91944 gene encoding homeobox-containing protein 1 isoform X1, producing MPQLTNIHLSSHKPAMKHSVCIGKKHAAHRCEPSTISSPNVRMECCDVEPRYTIEQIDLLQRLRLSGMTKPQIIQALESLERLDPDHHTPYCNNHSTPPSAPTSAAPAAPSSSSSSSSLTSATTQTPVMDAALSPSNSYDASPPPMYTPSGVQRSFIYELAEEDWDLEEKVEEYMRRDSNLVKEEIKTFLNNRRISQAIVGQVTGISQSYISQWLLQQGLEMSDSKRRTFYRWYLLERNSPGIRWGENQHAQVHRNRTDMPWNKQRELLMHLLPWYSAHQSQSGATLSMRSLVKEEPDWRLTGSPGDRAVVGPFRLRRGSRFTWRKECQSVMESFFIENQYPDEAKREEIANACNAVIQKPGCKLSEFERVTALKVYNWFANRRKEMKRRANIEAAILESHGIEVPSPSCHSNGEEVETQDFGDQVMIQRFSEQEELSQRKHTEPMLPAVEAVSLPSPPSQVVEQKLDQSKREATDED
- the zgc:91944 gene encoding homeobox-containing protein 1 isoform X2, which produces MRQWCLPAVAPRAEPLPTGRLSPQISDVRMECCDVEPRYTIEQIDLLQRLRLSGMTKPQIIQALESLERLDPDHHTPYCNNHSTPPSAPTSAAPAAPSSSSSSSSLTSATTQTPVMDAALSPSNSYDASPPPMYTPSGVQRSFIYELAEEDWDLEEKVEEYMRRDSNLVKEEIKTFLNNRRISQAIVGQVTGISQSYISQWLLQQGLEMSDSKRRTFYRWYLLERNSPGIRWGENQHAQVHRNRTDMPWNKQRELLMHLLPWYSAHQSQSGATLSMRSLVKEEPDWRLTGSPGDRAVVGPFRLRRGSRFTWRKECQSVMESFFIENQYPDEAKREEIANACNAVIQKPGCKLSEFERVTALKVYNWFANRRKEMKRRANIEAAILESHGIEVPSPSCHSNGEEVETQDFGDQVMIQRFSEQEELSQRKHTEPMLPAVEAVSLPSPPSQVVEQKLDQSKREATDED
- the zgc:91944 gene encoding homeobox-containing protein 1 isoform X4 yields the protein MECCDVEPRYTIEQIDLLQRLRLSGMTKPQIIQALESLERLDPDHHTPYCNNHSTPPSAPTSAAPAAPSSSSSSSSLTSATTQTPVMDAALSPSNSYDASPPPMYTPSGVQRSFIYELAEEDWDLEEKVEEYMRRDSNLVKEEIKTFLNNRRISQAIVGQVTGISQSYISQWLLQQGLEMSDSKRRTFYRWYLLERNSPGIRWGENQHAQVHRNRTDMPWNKQRELLMHLLPWYSAHQSQSGATLSMRSLVKEEPDWRLTGSPGDRAVVGPFRLRRGSRFTWRKECQSVMESFFIENQYPDEAKREEIANACNAVIQKPGCKLSEFERVTALKVYNWFANRRKEMKRRANIEAAILESHGIEVPSPSCHSNGEEVETQDFGDQVMIQRFSEQEELSQRKHTEPMLPAVEAVSLPSPPSQVVEQKLDQSKREATDED